ATATACCTTCGACCGGTATCGCCGTTTAGAATCAAACGAGGAGCAGGCATTGACGCATCATCAGATAAATCGGTTCCCTGTAGACAGCTTGTGACAACACCCAGCAGTCCGCGCAGGTTCTTCTGGTCGTCTTCACTTGCGACGTCCCGACTGACAGAATCCGCGATAGCCTTCATCAAGAGAGACAACGATGTAAGTCGTTGCTGCCCATCTACGACGAGCCTAACGTCAGAGCTATCAATCCCATAGTCAGTTAACTTAATACAAGCAGCCGTATATGAGTCTCGATCAAAAGTAGTCGTGACAATAGCACCAAGAAAGTGCACTTCACCACTATCCGAATAGACCAAATCTTTTATATCGTCGAAAAGCGCTCCTGTTTCAGCATTAGTCCACGAATAGTCTCGCTGATAATCTGGAATGGCCAGATAGTGTTCCGTGAAAACACCAATGACTCTCTTGAACTCCATTACTCGCTCCTTCTGCTGCTCGGCAGAGCATTCAACGCAACACGGCCTTTACTCTAATTCCCTGATTGCTTTAGCAATAACATGTGGCATACCCACCACGAGGGCATTCCCCATGCAGAAGGCGCGATTGCCATCAGACATCCCGGTGTCCGTCCAACCCTTCGGAAACCCCTGCAGTTGGTCGAGCTCATCAGGGATAAGCCTCCTGTAGCGGCCATCAACCTCGACCACATGCTTAAACCGAGAGGGGCTCGTTCCTCCCTCGCCCGTCAGGATGGTCCTCGAGGGATTCGTAAGGAGATCAGGCCAAGCCATAGACCCTTCTGAGTAGTAATACTCGAAACCTGTCCGCTTGTTCTTGCGCTTCTCCCTCTTGCCGCCCTTGAGGTATTCCCATCGGGGAAGCTGCTCCTCAGGGACATAGAAAGACTCGGGCACCTCGTCCTCGGAGACCAGCACGTCCCCAAGTGTATGAAGCTTGCCCTTATATGCCTCTTCAATCTTGCAAGTGACGACCGTATTCCCGACCATGACGCCAGCCTCGGCAAAGGGAGTCAACTTGTGTCCCTTGTTGAAGTCCTCGCTGGCCGCATAGGGATCAGCGGGTATCGTCACCTTGACGTGCGGGGAGACCTCGCGCATCGGAAGCGCCCGAGCCATCACGCCAGTCTCAAGCCTGGTCTCCAGGTCCCAATTCCCATTGCGCTCGGCGAAGATATAGACACGCTTCCTACGCTGGGACGAACCGTATTCTGCGCTATTGATCACACGCCACTCGACGCAATAACCTAACGAAGCAAGGCAGCTCAGAATGATTGCAAAGTCACGCCCACGCTGAGCGACGGGACTCTTCAGCAGTCGATCGACATTCTCGAAGAGACAGTACCTCGCATTGCCCTCACTCTTGGCCAATTGAATCTGCAGGAACCGATAGATGTCCCACCACAGGACACCCTTCTTGCCCTCGATACCCTTTGCCTGGTCAAGCGAGCGTGCCACCGAATAGTCCTGGCAGGGGAAGCCACCGACGACCATATCGACGTCGGGAATCTCCCTCGTCCCCGCCTCATACTCATCGAGTACCTTATTGATGTCCTCGTTGACGACAGACCCATCACCGAAGCGGGACTCATAGCACTCAGCCGCAAACTGCCGGCCCTTGGTTCCAGGTGGCTCCCACTGATTCGCCCAGACGGTCTTGTACGGGCCGGCCTTCGGCAGCTTCCACTCGGGATGCTCCTTGCTGTGGTAGCCCTCAAGGCCAAGCCTGAACCCGCCGACCCCCGCAAAGAGCTCGGCTACCTTTATCTCATCGGACACGTTTCTCCAATCGCTGCTGTGTCCACGAACATGTGAGATCAATAGTAGCCGATCAACGGGACAGGATCAAGCGCTAGCCTGGAAGGCTTGCCGCCCTTGCAATCTCCCCAGCAAGATAGTCCTGGTTCAACCAGAAGCACTTCTTACTCACAGGATTGCCGTGCGGCTGAGGGCTCGTGTCGGCAGCGTTCCTCCCGTGGGGCCTCACGTGACAACAACGGTTCTCGGATGACTTCACGGATACCTCGGCATGACCCTCTCGCACGTTCTCGCGCATCTGGTCATAGCACCGCTTCGCCTCATCAAGGTCCACATCGGGCATTTGCCACAAGGTGACATCATGCAAGCGATAAACGCCTGATCCTTTAGATGTCTCTATGTAAACGACAAATAGAAAGGGATTCTGAAGGCGCCTGTTGAACTCTGAGTCTTTAAAGGGAATCTCTTCTATCTCAGAGTAATCGAGCGTCGAATAGAGCGGGACACTCTCCGTTGGTCGTCCGTTCGCATGAAGCCTCATCGTTCTTGGCTTGATGCCAGCCTTCTCGAACTCCTCGACCTTCGCATCCTGCGAGACTCCCAGGATGTGCTTCGTGATAAGTGCGCACGCGTTCTTGGGTTTGCGTCCACCGGCATGACCAATCCCATACTTGGTGCAGAGCTCGTCCTCGGTCATGCCGATGTAGGGCAGGAACCTCTCTTGGACAAGAGAGAGTAGGTCGAGGCTCTTCTCGTTCTGGCTTCGCTCGATGCGCTCCCTCTTCTCGAGAAGCCCGTTCTCCATCGCTGTCATGTACGAGGCCTTGAGGGCCCACGCACGCGGTTTTGCAAGCACATCGGAGTAAGGTTGGCTCCTACGCACCGAAGAGTCCGCAGCCTTTGTACAAGCCTCGAGATAGAGGGTGTCAGAACCAGAAATATCCTCGGCATGCCCTGCACGGACCTTCGCGACCACCGTCTCCCAGTCAGCCTTTACCTGTGGGATGTCTTCCTCTGGAATCTTCCAGACCTCAGCGAGAACGACTTGGTAATCGACAGGATTGGCGTCCTTCTCCCAAAGGTATGAGACGAGAAGAATCGAGGCTGCCTTGTTCATGAAGTGGCTTGTCTCGAACGTCTCGTTCACGACGTCGTCGTAGTTCACCATGGTAATGACGAGGCGTTCCTTGGCAATGAGCTCATTCTTGGCATTGTGCTTCAGTGGCGTCGACTTGAGCTCGAGTCCGACCTTGTAGAAGTCCGGCCGGCCATCGCTGTTAATCCTATAGCCGAAGTAGTATTCCTCGAGCGCATTGCCGAAGGAGCCCCTCCTTCGCTTGGGGTCAGCCAGGCCATTCGAGGACGTCATCTCGCGGAGGCTGTGCCCCACGAGCTTCTGAGCATACTCGACAATCGAGGTGATGCTCGTGTCGTCGTACTTCTCGTCCATCCCGACCCCTCCGCTCGCGCCGTGTTTCCGTCTATAGTAGCTACGAACACGCACGTCTCGCCTATCTTTCGAGGAGTGGCAATGGCAACCGATCTTCCCGTCACGCACGTCGCCGCCGCGATCATCGCCCACGAGGGGCGCGTCCTCGCCTGCCAGCGCTCCTATGGCGACATGAAGGACGGCTGGGAGTTCCCCGGCGGCAAGGTCGAGGCCGGCGAGACGTCCGCCGACGCCTGCCGCCGCGAGATCCGCGAGGAGCTGGGCTGCGAGCTCTCGGGCTGCTGGCTGTTCACCACCGTCGAGTACGACTATCCCGACTTCCACCTCTCCATGGACTGCTTCTGCTGCGGCCTTCCCGAGGACACGGAGCCCCACATGCTCGAGCACGAGAACATGCGCTGGCTCACGCTGGGCGAGCTCACCGACGTCGACTGGCTCCCCGCAGACCACGACCTCATGAGCCAGGTCGGCATGTTCTGGGACTCGCTCTTCTCGGAGATGCACCTGTAGGCCTTCGCCGAAGCGCCCCATGCCGCATCGTGCCGGGACCGATACGTGAGCGGTGGGACCCTCCCCCGACATGACGGCTATCCTTGTCCCCACGTGCGCCATTGGGCGACGTGCGCAAGACGAGGGGAAGCACGTATGACATCGAACAGCACCTATACCATGAACCTTCCCAGCTACACCGTGGGTGCGGATGCCTATTCGTCCGTCGCGCGGGTCACGCAGCGCTTCGGGACGAGCGCGGCACTCATCGGCGGGCACCACGCCATGGCAGCCGCCGAGGGACGCCTCCGCGAGGCGATCAAGGGCACGCCGCTGACGCTCACCTGCTCAGAGAACTACGGCGAGCAGGCCACGCACGCACACGCCGCGCACCTTGCCGCTCTCGACCAGGTCAAGGCAGCCGACATGATCTTCGGCATGGGAGGGGGCCGCGCCATCGACACCTGCAAGGAGGTCGCCGCCATCCTCGACAAGCCGCTCTTCTCGTTCCCCACGGTCGCCTCGAACTGCGCCCCCGTCACCGCCATCGCCGTCTTCTACAAGGACGACGGCTCCCCCGACAAGTACTTCATCCCGCCCATGCCACCGGTGCACTCCTTCATCGACACGGACGTCATCTCGCAGAGCCCTGACGACTACTTCTGGGCGGGAATCGGTGACGCGTTCTCGAAGGAGCCCGAGGTGGAGCTCTCGAGCCGGGACCTCACGCTTCCCAACACGCCCCTCATGGGCAGGGCCCTCTCGCACGCCTGCGGCCGCCCCCTGTTCGACCATTCCGTCGAGGCCCTCGCCGACAAGCGCGCCGGCAGGAACTCCTACGAGCTCTCGCAGGTGGTCCTCGACATCATCGTGAGCACGGGCCTCGTCTCCAACATGACGACCAACATGGACGGCCCCGACCCGTACTACTTCAACTCCACCACGGCCCATGCGTTCTACAACGCCTACAGCGGCATGGGGGACAGGGCCGCCAGGCACCTCCACGGCGAGGTGGTCTCGTTCGGTGTCATGGTGCTCCGTGCCTTCGACGCCCGCCCGGACGAGCTTCGCGCCCAGGCCGAGAAGAACCACGAGCTGGGGCTCCCCGTCACCCTTTCCGCCCTCGACTGCTCCGAGGCCGACCTCGACGGCATCGTCGAGCGCGCGCAGACGACCAACGAGTGGGGCCGCGCCCCGTACGGCTACACCCCGGAGAGGTTCCGCCAGGCCATCCTGGATGCCGATGCCTTCGGCCGCGCCCTCGAGTCAGGCGACGACGACGCACAGGCGGCCGCGCTCGAGGCCGTGACGGCGCACAAGGCCACGGAGAAGGCCCCGCGCAAGCTGTAGCGCAGCCCGGCCTCCCGATTCATCAGGCGTGCCCGAGGTGGGCTGCTCCCCCTCGGGTACGCCTGCACTCGTATGTCTGTCGCCTCGTCGGCACCCCCGCCGCACACGTTCGTTCGATTCCGCGCCGCAAAGCCAAGAAACCGGCGCGGAATCGAACGAACGTGCAGAGGCAAGACTCGAGCATGATTTCATAGGCGCAGGTATACGGCTTGTTCTTCTCGAGAAGGGCGATTCCATAGCCGAAAGGTCGGCGCGGAATCGCACTCATGTGCACGGGCCCCGTCTCCCCGACTGGCACGAGACGAGAAGGCCGCGGTCACATGCCCTGCAGCGCCCTAGCGGTTCTCGATCTTGCCGATACCCTTGAGCTCGATGGAGACCGTCCCGTCGGGCTGGCTCACGAACTCGATGTACTCGGGGCTCGCGGCATACTCGCTCGGGAAGATGACCTCGATGCCGGTGTCGGTGCGGATGCGGTGGCTCTTGGCGATGCGCCGGGCCACGGCAGGCCTCACCGGCACCTCATGGGGCAGGTCCTCCGAGGCCACGGCACGCTCGTAGTGCTCGGCGAGCTCAGGGGCGTCCTCGAAGACCTCGCGGCCCACGTCCTCGGGCTTGAACGACTCGTCCGCCTCGACGTGCCTGGTCACGTAGGCCTTGGCGCGGGAGACTGCCGCCGCGCTCGAGGCCACGGTCACCGGTGCCTCGTCGGCCACCTGCTCAACGATCTTCTCGACCGTGTCCATGACCTCCTTGGTGCTGGCCGCGCTCGAGCACTGGAGAAGCCCGTCCGGCACGACGAAGGCCTTCTGGGCCTGCGATGGTGCGCTCGACGTCATGGAACTCGATGGAGAGGTCGGCGGCATCGATCAGCGCATAGGTGTCGACCTTCTGGGTCGGACTGGGCAGGATCGAGTCCTGGCGCACGATCTCGCAGACGGGACCCGCCTCGCCGCCGCGCATGTCGTCGCTGAAGAGCTGGCGGCGCGGGAGCAGGACGATCCCGATGCGCCGGCGCGGCTTGGCCGTGTAGGCGGCGTCGAGGTCGACGGCCGCGGGAGCCGCCGGGGCATCCTCAGCGAACGGGACCTCGGAGGCATCGGCGGCAGCGGCCTTGGGCTTGCTGGGCACGTCGGTGAAGTCGGCCACGAGCAGGTCGAGCGGGGTGTCGTCGTCGCCCTTGCGCAGCTCGTCGTAGAACCAGCTCGCCACCTGCACGGAGAGGTCGCCGAAGTCGCGCTGCCCCAGGAGGTAGGCCTTGACCTCACCGGCGAAGGCGCTCGCGTCCGTGAACTCGCCATGACGGTTCTCGGAGCTGGCGCAGAGCTTGCGAAGGTGGCGCTGCACGTAGGAGCGGCACGCGCGCTCGTCGAGGTCGAGCTCGGACTGCGACAGGTAGCACTCGCCGCTCTCGAGGTCGAGGACGTGCAGGATGGCATGGTTGATCTTGAGCATGGACACCGTCTTTGTTCGCGTCGGTCGGATAGCCCACACAGGATAGCGCACGGCCGGGACGGACGGGTCGCCACGTCGGCCAGAGAGGGCCGCGGCCCCGAGGCGCTCAGTTGCTGACGCTCGCGTCGACCCCCAGCGACTCGGCATGGCGCTTGAGGCTGGTGAGGACCGATGACGACATGGCGGCATGCGGTATGGCCGGGATGCTGCTCGCAGGCCTGGAGCAGTTGACGTCAAGCAGGCCGGGCGCCAGCAGCTCGAGGTGCCGCACGCCCTCACCGACGAGCCAGTCGACGGTCACGCGCAGCTCGGAGGGGTCGTCGTTGAAGCCGTCTATGACGGGGATCCGCACCATGGCCTTCTGCGGGCACCGCACGAGCAGCCATTGCAGGTTGGCACGGACGATCCTGAGGTCGACGCCGGCCACCTGGGCAAGCCGGTTGCCGCCGATCGACATGAAGTTATAGAAGAAGGTCGAGACGAACGGCTCGACCTGGCGCACCGTGGCAGGATACACGTTGCCGCAGGTCTCGACGGCCACGTCCAGGCCGGCCTCGGTCAGGGCCTTGGCTAGGGGCAGGCACCATTCGGCATGCATGAGGGGCTCGCCGCCCGAGAGCGTGATCCCCTCCCAGTCGCTTCCGTACCTGTCGCGGTCGGCACAGGCCCGCTCGACGACCTGGGACACGGTGAGGCGCGTCTCGGGGATCGACAGGGCCCCGCTGGTGCAGGCATCCACGCAGGCATGGCAGTCGTGGCTCACGGTGGCCCTCGCGCAGTTCTCAGGCTCGAAGGTGAAGCTCCCGTTCGCCATGTGCACGGCCCCCGTGGGACAGGCGAGGGCGCAGCGCCCGCACGAGGTGCACCGCCCGGCATCGAGGAGCACGACCGGCTCGGACGTGCTGGCCTCGGGACGATCGCACCACGGGCAGCGGAGGGGACATCCCTTGAGGCGGATGACCGTGCGCACCGAGGCGCCGCCGTGCGCGGTCAGGTATTCCATGCCCGCCAGGCTGATGATGCCATCGTCGAGAGCGCTGTCGGTCATGTGGCACCTCCTCGACCTGTGATGACGACGTCTGCATGCAGCGGGTCGGCCACATGTGCTAGGTCGCATCATAGCAGGTAGGCAAGCATAAGCCCACCCCGACGCCAAAAGGGGCGTCAAACACGCCCGCTCGTACGACCGACCCTTGCCAGCCTCGCGCGCTCGGCTATGGTAGGGGCATGGCATCGAGCCTGCAGCCAGCCGTCGGGAGGAGCCCCATGGGTCTCAAGTTGCCTCGCCAGTCGCGCGCCATCGTGGTGGGATGCGGCATGTTGGGCGCCTCGCTCGCAGGCGGACTCTCCTCCTGGGGCTATGACGTCTGCGTCATCGACCAGGATGCCCGCTCGTTCCATCGCCTCTCGGACAGCTTCCAGGGTTTCACCGACATCGGCGACGGCACCAGCGCCGATGTCCTCGAGCGCAACGGCATCGAGGGTGCGGCCATGGTCCTGGCGCTCTCGTCGCGCGACGACACCAACATCCTCACGGCCGAGCTCGCGAGCCGCATCTATGGCGTCCCCGAGGTCTTCGCCCGCCTGTTCGACGAGCACAAGGAGGTCGTCCTCGACGGCTTCGGCGTGAAGGTCCTCTGCCCGCGACGTCTGTGCGAGGATCGGTTCGCCGAGCTGTCGGGCATCCCCATCAGGGAGGTGCTGCAATGAGGTTCGTCGTCACGGGTCACAACGACCAGGCCTACTACCTCATCGGGGCCCTCGTCGACGCCGGCCACGACGTCACCGCCATCTGCGCGGACCACCGGCGCGCCGAGCGCTTCTCGGAGGACTACCCCATCGAGGTCATCCAGGGCAACCCCACCAAGGACTACGTCCTCGACGACGTGGACTTCGACGACGTCGAGGCCGTCATCGCCGCCATGGACGACGATGCCGACGGGCTCGTGGTCTGTCAGAGCGCGTCGCGCCTGCACCACGTCGAGAAGACCGTCTGCATCGTGGAGAACCCCCGGAACGTGCTGCTCTTCAAGCGCCTCGGCGTGCACGAGGTCGTCAGCGGCACCTATTGGCTCGCCCGCGCCATCGAGCGTGGCATGCAGGCCTCCGAGGTCCCAGGGATGATCGGTGTCGATGGAGACTGACCGGCTATCAGGTGGGTCATGGCCCGCGGCACGGGGCGGCGTCGAGGGGTCCCTCATGGACGCCTTCGACCCCACGCCGGGACCTTCCTCCTCGCCCAAGGGGGACGACCCCTCCGGCCCCAGGCCCGTGGTGGGGCACGACCTCACCATGGGCTACCTCGGCGTCATGTCCATCCTGGTGGGCATCATCATCCTGCTGCCCCTGCTCCTGCTGCCGTTCTATCCCGAGGAGCTCTCGGTCGCCCGTTGCTTCCTGCTGCCTGGCCTCGGGGCCATCGGCGTCGGTGCCCTTCTCGCCCGGCGCATCAAGGGGCGTCCGCACGGTCGCATGTACAAGGGGCAGGACGCGACCGTCATCGTGCTGACCTGGCTCGTGGCCATGAACGTGGGCGCGCTGCCCTTCGTGCTCACGGGGGACTACGACTTCTCGCAGGCCGTCTTCGAGACGATGAGCGGGCTGTCGACCACCACGCTCACCGTGACCGACGTGGCGGCGGCCCCACACCTCATCCTCATGTACCGGAGCGTCCTGCTCTTCTTCGGCGGCATAGGGCTCGTCCTCGTGGTGGTGTCCGCCGTCTCGGACACCCACGGCATGCGGATCTATGGCGAGGAGGGCCACACCGACCGGCTCCTCCCCAACCTCGCGCGCTCGGCCCGGCTCATCATGGGCATCTACTGCCTCTACATCGGCGTGGGCACCATCGCCCTCACGTGTGCCGGCATGTCGGTCTTCGACGCGCTGAACCATGCCATGGGTGCCGTCGCCACAGGCGGGTTCTCGACCAAGGCCGACAACGTCGCCGCCTATGACAGCCCGCTCATCGAGGTCATCCTCATGGTCCTCATGATGCTCGGCGCGACCAACTTCATGCTCCATATGCGCCTGCTCAAGCGCCGCTTCGGGACCTTCTTCCGCGACATCGAGACGCGCACCTTCCTGGTCGCCACAGCCGTGGCCGTGGCGCTGGTCACGGCGATCCTGTATGCCACCGGCACCTGCCCCACGCTCGCGAGCGCCCTCAGGGTCGGTGCCTTCCAGGCGGTCTCGGCCGTCACGACCACCGGCTTCCAGACCGTGCCCTCGCTTGCCGGCTGGCCCTCGGCCGCCATGCTCGTCCTCGTGGTGGTGATGGTCGCCGGCGCCGAGACCAACTCCACGGGCGGC
This genomic stretch from Atopobiaceae bacterium harbors:
- the dcm gene encoding DNA (cytosine-5-)-methyltransferase, producing MSDEIKVAELFAGVGGFRLGLEGYHSKEHPEWKLPKAGPYKTVWANQWEPPGTKGRQFAAECYESRFGDGSVVNEDINKVLDEYEAGTREIPDVDMVVGGFPCQDYSVARSLDQAKGIEGKKGVLWWDIYRFLQIQLAKSEGNARYCLFENVDRLLKSPVAQRGRDFAIILSCLASLGYCVEWRVINSAEYGSSQRRKRVYIFAERNGNWDLETRLETGVMARALPMREVSPHVKVTIPADPYAASEDFNKGHKLTPFAEAGVMVGNTVVTCKIEEAYKGKLHTLGDVLVSEDEVPESFYVPEEQLPRWEYLKGGKREKRKNKRTGFEYYYSEGSMAWPDLLTNPSRTILTGEGGTSPSRFKHVVEVDGRYRRLIPDELDQLQGFPKGWTDTGMSDGNRAFCMGNALVVGMPHVIAKAIRELE
- a CDS encoding (deoxy)nucleoside triphosphate pyrophosphohydrolase, whose translation is MATDLPVTHVAAAIIAHEGRVLACQRSYGDMKDGWEFPGGKVEAGETSADACRREIREELGCELSGCWLFTTVEYDYPDFHLSMDCFCCGLPEDTEPHMLEHENMRWLTLGELTDVDWLPADHDLMSQVGMFWDSLFSEMHL
- a CDS encoding iron-containing alcohol dehydrogenase family protein, whose translation is MTSNSTYTMNLPSYTVGADAYSSVARVTQRFGTSAALIGGHHAMAAAEGRLREAIKGTPLTLTCSENYGEQATHAHAAHLAALDQVKAADMIFGMGGGRAIDTCKEVAAILDKPLFSFPTVASNCAPVTAIAVFYKDDGSPDKYFIPPMPPVHSFIDTDVISQSPDDYFWAGIGDAFSKEPEVELSSRDLTLPNTPLMGRALSHACGRPLFDHSVEALADKRAGRNSYELSQVVLDIIVSTGLVSNMTTNMDGPDPYYFNSTTAHAFYNAYSGMGDRAARHLHGEVVSFGVMVLRAFDARPDELRAQAEKNHELGLPVTLSALDCSEADLDGIVERAQTTNEWGRAPYGYTPERFRQAILDADAFGRALESGDDDAQAAALEAVTAHKATEKAPRKL
- a CDS encoding nucleoid-associated protein; the protein is MDTVEKIVEQVADEAPVTVASSAAAVSRAKAYVTRHVEADESFKPEDVGREVFEDAPELAEHYERAVASEDLPHEVPVRPAVARRIAKSHRIRTDTGIEVIFPSEYAASPEYIEFVSQPDGTVSIELKGIGKIENR
- a CDS encoding nucleoid-associated protein, which codes for MLKINHAILHVLDLESGECYLSQSELDLDERACRSYVQRHLRKLCASSENRHGEFTDASAFAGEVKAYLLGQRDFGDLSVQVASWFYDELRKGDDDTPLDLLVADFTDVPSKPKAAAADASEVPFAEDAPAAPAAVDLDAAYTAKPRRRIGIVLLPRRQLFSDDMRGGEAGPVCEIVRQDSILPSPTQKVDTYALIDAADLSIEFHDVERTIAGPEGLRRAGRASPVLERGQHQGGHGHGREDR
- a CDS encoding glycyl-radical enzyme activating protein codes for the protein MTDSALDDGIISLAGMEYLTAHGGASVRTVIRLKGCPLRCPWCDRPEASTSEPVVLLDAGRCTSCGRCALACPTGAVHMANGSFTFEPENCARATVSHDCHACVDACTSGALSIPETRLTVSQVVERACADRDRYGSDWEGITLSGGEPLMHAEWCLPLAKALTEAGLDVAVETCGNVYPATVRQVEPFVSTFFYNFMSIGGNRLAQVAGVDLRIVRANLQWLLVRCPQKAMVRIPVIDGFNDDPSELRVTVDWLVGEGVRHLELLAPGLLDVNCSRPASSIPAIPHAAMSSSVLTSLKRHAESLGVDASVSN
- a CDS encoding NAD-binding protein; the encoded protein is MGLKLPRQSRAIVVGCGMLGASLAGGLSSWGYDVCVIDQDARSFHRLSDSFQGFTDIGDGTSADVLERNGIEGAAMVLALSSRDDTNILTAELASRIYGVPEVFARLFDEHKEVVLDGFGVKVLCPRRLCEDRFAELSGIPIREVLQ
- a CDS encoding NAD-binding protein, with amino-acid sequence MRFVVTGHNDQAYYLIGALVDAGHDVTAICADHRRAERFSEDYPIEVIQGNPTKDYVLDDVDFDDVEAVIAAMDDDADGLVVCQSASRLHHVEKTVCIVENPRNVLLFKRLGVHEVVSGTYWLARAIERGMQASEVPGMIGVDGD
- a CDS encoding TrkH family potassium uptake protein, giving the protein MDAFDPTPGPSSSPKGDDPSGPRPVVGHDLTMGYLGVMSILVGIIILLPLLLLPFYPEELSVARCFLLPGLGAIGVGALLARRIKGRPHGRMYKGQDATVIVLTWLVAMNVGALPFVLTGDYDFSQAVFETMSGLSTTTLTVTDVAAAPHLILMYRSVLLFFGGIGLVLVVVSAVSDTHGMRIYGEEGHTDRLLPNLARSARLIMGIYCLYIGVGTIALTCAGMSVFDALNHAMGAVATGGFSTKADNVAAYDSPLIEVILMVLMMLGATNFMLHMRLLKRRFGTFFRDIETRTFLVATAVAVALVTAILYATGTCPTLASALRVGAFQAVSAVTTTGFQTVPSLAGWPSAAMLVLVVVMVAGAETNSTGGGIKQWRAALLVRMLVWDIRDHVTHRRCVHSNMVERYDRRVPIGAEERQEVLVFVLLYVVVLLAGTFVYTCFGYSLEDSLFQFASALGTVGLSIGIPLETASPWLLWATTIGMFLGRLEIYPVLVVATHVAQRGNKMLRHHARH